In Malassezia restricta chromosome VII, complete sequence, the sequence GACTCGTACGGCATCTCCAAGGGCccgccgcctgcgcatGTGATGCATCAGCGCAAGacacgcagcagctccgtGGATCTCGGTGCGCCGGGCGCCACGCGCAAAGTCAAGAAACGCGTGAGCTCCGACCGCGTATCGTCGACAGGCTcggccgcctcgacgcACTCGGTCAAGACGAAAAAGAAGCGTGATCCAGCGACAGGTCATGCATTCCCACCGCCCGCTCCCTCGAGCTACTTCCATCCAAGCAAGCATGCGACCGAGTCATGGGTCACGCGTCCTGATCAGCTGGCACCCGGCGCCTCCAGCACACCTAGCTCGTCTCGTACCGCGACGCCGCTCAAGTCGGCTATCAAGACCAAAAAGACGCCGAAGAAGAAGCATATCTCCATTTCCGAGTCGCAGACGGACATTCCCTTCAAGCTCGAACTCGGTCGGCCCGTCGACGGCACCGGCTCCCTCGGCATGGACACGACGCCCGCGGCCGAGAGCCTGGCACCCGCTCTCTCGTACCTCCAGGTGACCGCGCCACCCAACCAGGCCGCGCCGGACACCGAGGCCTCTGAGATTTACCGCGCGTTTTTGTCGGAAGGCATCCCGACGTCTACGAAGGAGGCACCTGCGCCCGcagccgaggcgccgccgcctgcggcgccgctcgcccCCGCTCCGCTGGTGCGTGAGGAGACCACGCCCAGCCCCGGACCGTCCACGTGGAACACACGGATCGGCCGGCGCGACGCGGACTCGagcgacgaggacgacgcggctctcggcggcagcgactACTACTCAGCCCGCGCAGCCTTTGGCGAGTCGACGCGCCATCTCGGCTTGGCTACGGGTGCGATTCAGCCCAGCGAGGAAGGCGTCAAGAAAAAGGCCACGCGGACGTAATCTCCCTACGTAGAAGGCATCGGTCGCATGGTCTAGGCGGCCTCGGTAGCGAGTGCGCCTGACGCACGCTCCGCAGCAATACGTCGCACATACGTCGCGCTCACGATGTTGAATGCTTCAAAGTACCGCTCAAGGCACCGTTCCGCGCACGTCTGCTCCTTGCTGCTCAGCGACGAGCCGGGCGCCGGCACGCACTTGGTGTAGCACTTGTCGGTCGCCTTGCTAatgagctgctgagcaTTCGCCATAGCGATCTCTGTAGAGACGCGCTGCTTGAGCGCCTCTTTTTGCTCATtcgtcgcgctcgcttGACTCTTGGAGCCGGTGAAGGAGAAGGCCATCGCGAAGAGATAAAAAggtcgcgacgctcgacgTGCCTCGCTGACCCCGACGGC encodes:
- a CDS encoding mitochondrial import inner membrane translocase subunit TIM13, whose translation is MASRGSFLGSLHPSAVGVSEARRASRPFYLFAMAFSFTGSKSQASATNEQKEALKQRVSTEIAMANAQQLISKATDKCYTKCVPAPGSSLSSKEQTCAERCLERYFEAFNIVSATYVRRIAAERASGALATEAA